A single genomic interval of Microbacterium oleivorans harbors:
- a CDS encoding PP2C family protein-serine/threonine phosphatase: protein MTSAPPDTRAAVLDTAPVILAPARRSWEPFARQSIITAFVVGAAIASAATPWLSVTDASRMWQGAALALALLLVAGLMVRSPALRRAEIVIPIGDFIAVGLLRFGTGDSQSVFLAIIVLPVIWIAAGPGRWRILVPLAGTCATLLLPMVLAPGHGITVSETVRLVIAVLVYAAAGAVVNELSRRSLQKLTMSQWHRRLAEAEVSQAAVVQRSLQPVDGSSLPSRFRVAGACVPARTVGGDFYDWYATLDGGTAFTLGDVMGKGVGPGMIAAAVRTVIRSSVDEPDPATAVRRAAVGLDTGPTAAIGAQFTTCFHARISLDGTLRWVDAGHGLTVVRSADGTTVFLRSGHLPIGVGSNWTSSEVALQPGDSVISVSDGVLDLFGGSLDSIDLYREFIEGRDDIQTIVDELVARATRAEQEDDVTVIAMTWGEA, encoded by the coding sequence ATGACATCCGCCCCTCCTGACACCCGGGCCGCGGTTCTCGACACCGCCCCGGTGATCCTGGCGCCGGCACGCAGATCGTGGGAGCCCTTCGCGCGGCAGTCGATCATCACGGCCTTCGTCGTGGGCGCCGCCATCGCGAGTGCCGCGACGCCGTGGCTGAGCGTGACCGACGCGTCCCGGATGTGGCAGGGCGCGGCGCTCGCGCTCGCGCTGCTGCTGGTGGCCGGCCTCATGGTCCGGTCGCCTGCTCTCCGACGTGCCGAGATCGTCATCCCGATCGGCGACTTCATCGCGGTCGGACTCCTGCGCTTCGGCACGGGTGACTCGCAATCGGTGTTCCTCGCGATCATCGTGCTGCCCGTCATCTGGATCGCCGCCGGTCCGGGGCGGTGGCGCATCCTGGTGCCGCTCGCCGGCACCTGCGCGACGCTTCTGCTGCCGATGGTGCTCGCGCCCGGGCATGGCATCACGGTGAGCGAGACGGTACGGCTGGTCATCGCCGTGCTGGTCTACGCGGCGGCGGGTGCGGTCGTGAACGAGCTCTCGCGGCGTTCGCTGCAGAAGCTGACGATGTCGCAGTGGCACCGGCGCCTGGCCGAGGCCGAGGTGTCGCAGGCGGCCGTCGTGCAGCGCTCGCTTCAGCCCGTGGACGGCTCGTCGCTGCCGAGTCGATTCCGTGTGGCCGGTGCGTGCGTGCCCGCCCGCACGGTGGGCGGAGACTTCTACGACTGGTACGCGACTCTGGACGGCGGCACGGCCTTCACCCTCGGCGACGTCATGGGCAAGGGCGTCGGGCCCGGGATGATCGCCGCGGCGGTCCGCACCGTCATCCGCAGCAGCGTCGACGAGCCCGACCCCGCCACCGCTGTGCGCCGCGCGGCCGTGGGCCTCGACACCGGTCCCACCGCCGCGATCGGAGCACAGTTCACCACCTGCTTCCACGCCCGCATCAGCCTCGACGGCACGCTGCGGTGGGTCGATGCCGGCCACGGGCTCACGGTCGTCCGCAGCGCGGACGGTACGACCGTCTTCCTCCGGTCGGGTCACCTCCCGATCGGGGTGGGGAGCAATTGGACCAGCTCCGAGGTCGCGCTCCAGCCCGGCGACAGCGTCATCAGCGTCAGCGACGGCGTGCTCGACCTCTTCGGCGGCTCGCTCGACTCGATCGACCTCTATCGCGAGTTCATCGAGGGTCGCGACGACATCCAGACGATCGTGGACGAACTCGTCGCGCGCGCCACCCGGGCCGAGCAGGAGGACGACGTCACCGTCATCGCCATGACCTGGGGAGAGGCCTGA
- a CDS encoding Na+/H+ antiporter subunit D — protein MSALVPLLVTLPLLGAAVALIFGRRRRIQVGVSIVTLTATLVIAAVLLNAINATGIPIAVSVGGWPIPFGIVLYVDRLAALLVVVSSIVLLAVLLFSVGQGAADGDDETPVSIFHPSYLILAAGIFNAFIAGDLFNLYVGFEILLVASYVLITLGSTESRIRTGVVYIVVSLVSSILFLSAIAAIYGALGTVNIIQLSERMTELPQETQLVLHLMLLLAFSIKAAVFPLSFWLPDSYPTAPAPVTAVFAGLLTKVGVYAIIRTETDIFQDNDVNTLLIIVALATMIVGVLGAVAQAELKRILSFTLVSHIGYMIFGLAIATPAAVGATIYYIVHHIVVQTTLFLAVGLVERRAGSTSILKVRGLMRAAPLLAVLYFIPAINLGGLPPFSGFIGKYALFDAAADEGTPLMYVLIVAGIVTSLLTLYALMRAWNLSFWREKEEIGEGESETDARIAYLGDAEGADVQTEKRVIPRIMTTATAGMVAVTVALTIFAGPLYELCADIGESLLQPVTITQLEQEVQG, from the coding sequence ATGAGCGCCCTGGTACCCCTCCTCGTCACTTTGCCGCTTCTCGGCGCGGCCGTCGCCCTGATCTTCGGCCGTCGTCGCCGCATCCAGGTCGGCGTCTCGATCGTCACGCTCACCGCGACCCTGGTGATCGCGGCCGTGCTGCTCAACGCCATCAACGCGACGGGGATCCCGATCGCCGTCTCGGTCGGCGGTTGGCCGATCCCGTTCGGCATCGTCCTCTACGTCGACCGGCTGGCGGCGCTGCTCGTGGTGGTCTCGAGCATCGTGCTCCTCGCGGTGCTGCTGTTCTCGGTCGGGCAGGGCGCCGCCGACGGCGACGACGAGACGCCGGTGTCGATCTTCCACCCGTCGTACCTGATCCTGGCGGCCGGCATCTTCAACGCCTTCATCGCGGGCGACCTGTTCAACCTCTACGTCGGCTTCGAGATCCTCCTCGTGGCGTCGTACGTGCTCATCACGCTCGGATCGACCGAGTCGCGCATACGCACCGGCGTGGTCTACATCGTCGTCTCGCTGGTCTCGTCGATCCTCTTCCTCTCGGCCATCGCCGCCATCTACGGCGCGCTGGGCACGGTCAACATCATCCAGCTGTCGGAGCGCATGACCGAGCTCCCGCAGGAGACGCAGCTCGTGCTGCACCTCATGCTCCTGCTCGCATTCAGCATCAAGGCCGCGGTCTTCCCGCTGTCGTTCTGGCTGCCCGACTCGTACCCGACCGCGCCCGCACCGGTCACGGCCGTGTTCGCGGGCCTGCTCACCAAGGTGGGCGTGTATGCGATCATCCGCACCGAGACCGACATCTTCCAGGACAACGACGTCAACACGCTGCTGATCATCGTCGCCCTGGCGACGATGATCGTCGGCGTGCTCGGCGCCGTCGCACAGGCCGAGCTCAAACGCATCCTGTCGTTCACGCTCGTCAGCCACATCGGTTACATGATCTTCGGGCTCGCGATAGCGACGCCGGCCGCGGTGGGCGCCACGATCTACTACATCGTCCACCACATCGTCGTGCAGACGACCCTGTTCCTCGCGGTCGGGCTCGTCGAGCGTCGGGCGGGGTCGACCTCGATCCTCAAGGTGCGCGGTCTCATGCGTGCCGCCCCGCTGCTGGCCGTGCTCTACTTCATCCCCGCCATCAACCTCGGCGGACTGCCCCCGTTCTCGGGCTTCATCGGCAAGTACGCCCTCTTCGACGCAGCAGCCGACGAGGGCACCCCGCTGATGTACGTGCTCATCGTGGCCGGCATCGTCACCTCGCTCCTCACGCTCTACGCCCTCATGCGCGCGTGGAACCTGTCGTTCTGGCGCGAGAAGGAGGAGATCGGCGAGGGCGAGAGCGAGACCGACGCCCGCATCGCCTACCTCGGCGACGCCGAGGGCGCCGACGTGCAGACCGAGAAGCGCGTCATCCCCCGCATCATGACGACCGCGACGGCCGGGATGGTCGCCGTCACGGTGGCCCTGACGATCTTCGCGGGCCCGCTGTACGAGCTCTGCGCCGACATCGGCGAGTCGCTGCTGCAGCCGGTGACGATCACCCAGCTCGAGCAGGAGGTGCAGGGATGA
- a CDS encoding monovalent cation/H+ antiporter complex subunit F, whose translation MTWLIVVISVVFAVSALLTLWRIITGPSILDRAVASDVLLTLVICALGAEMAVNHHTRTLPVLLIVAAVGVFGSISIARFVARKDNVDR comes from the coding sequence GTGACCTGGCTCATCGTCGTCATCTCGGTGGTCTTCGCCGTCTCCGCGTTGTTGACCCTGTGGCGGATCATCACGGGGCCGTCGATCCTCGACCGCGCCGTCGCCTCCGACGTCCTGCTCACCCTGGTGATCTGCGCCCTCGGAGCCGAGATGGCCGTCAACCACCACACGCGCACCCTTCCGGTGCTGCTGATCGTCGCCGCGGTCGGGGTGTTCGGTTCGATCTCGATTGCCCGGTTCGTCGCACGGAAGGACAACGTCGACCGATGA
- a CDS encoding TetR/AcrR family transcriptional regulator, with product MPRLIDHDDRNDEIAAAAFRVLARDGLAALSVRRVADEAGIATASLRRAFATQDALRRFCFARLQTAVAARIRAVTGEGRERAMQWMRELLPLDATRRTELTVQLQLSRLALTDSGLSESARELHEGVRRVCAAVLDGLSEARVLADGLDLPLETVRLHALLDGLALHLLWTPSDDPARDADRVLARHLDTLAR from the coding sequence ATGCCGCGCCTCATCGACCACGACGACCGCAACGACGAGATCGCGGCAGCAGCCTTCCGGGTTCTCGCGCGCGATGGCCTGGCCGCGCTGTCGGTGCGGAGGGTGGCCGACGAGGCGGGCATCGCGACGGCTTCCCTGCGTCGCGCCTTCGCCACGCAGGACGCCCTGCGCCGCTTCTGCTTCGCGCGCCTGCAAACGGCCGTCGCCGCGCGCATCCGTGCCGTGACAGGCGAGGGCCGGGAGCGTGCGATGCAGTGGATGCGCGAACTCCTGCCCCTCGACGCGACGCGTCGCACAGAACTCACCGTGCAGCTTCAGCTGAGCCGACTCGCGCTCACCGACTCGGGCCTCTCCGAGAGCGCACGAGAGCTGCACGAGGGCGTTCGGAGAGTGTGCGCCGCCGTGCTCGACGGGCTGTCGGAAGCGCGTGTGCTCGCGGACGGGCTCGACCTGCCTCTCGAGACCGTCCGCCTGCACGCCCTCCTCGACGGACTGGCCCTCCACCTGCTGTGGACTCCGTCGGACGACCCCGCCCGCGACGCCGACCGCGTGCTCGCCCGTCACCTCGACACCCTGGCGAGGTAG
- the mnhG gene encoding monovalent cation/H(+) antiporter subunit G, with amino-acid sequence MIITDVIALVLVLIGALLCLTAAVGLLRFRDVPTRLHAATKPQVLGFIVICIAIGVASQSWEVVAFLVPVALVQLATAPLSAHMVARQAYRNKTLDRDSLFVDEFADAPAPSDTRD; translated from the coding sequence ATGATCATCACCGACGTCATCGCCCTCGTGCTCGTGCTCATCGGCGCGCTGCTGTGTTTGACGGCCGCCGTCGGCCTGCTGCGCTTCCGCGACGTCCCCACCCGGCTGCATGCCGCGACCAAGCCCCAGGTGCTCGGGTTCATCGTCATCTGCATCGCCATCGGCGTCGCTTCGCAGTCGTGGGAGGTCGTGGCCTTCCTCGTTCCGGTCGCACTCGTCCAGCTCGCCACCGCTCCGCTGTCGGCGCACATGGTCGCGCGGCAGGCGTACCGCAACAAGACCCTCGACCGCGACTCGCTCTTCGTCGACGAGTTCGCCGACGCCCCCGCGCCCAGCGACACCCGCGACTGA
- a CDS encoding YhgE/Pip domain-containing protein gives MKIPALISAELRRLTATRMSVVALIALMLVPVLYGGLYLWANQDPYGKFADIPVALVDLDEGAPASDGGGTVDYGSQVADQLVEGGAFSWRQLDAAAAQEALRTGEVDFSVTLPADFSKALTSAAGDTPHQATLVLATNDANNYLASSIGSQAVERIRNSVAELVGREAASRLLTGIADIRVQLQNATDGASQLVDGAGQALDGANELADGTGRLSSGAAQLRDGAGSLADGASQLADGTRTLAQGSSDLAAGAAQVSDGTAEIAGYADRARSAVDEAAGRLPQVRSDIAALLADRGLDQTQIDEVLARLDPIGERLQSGATRVDDAVGQIDRLAAGAAQVSSGAAQLATGAAQAADGAASVSAGAGQLAAATGEAADGAAQLDDGARQLVSGLGTLDSGLVTLRDGLSSGVAQLPDSTPDLRDQQAQTIADPVSVDSGNLAKAGDYGAGLAPFFAALAGWIGIYALFLIVKPISRRAITALRSPVRVTLAGWLTPAMLGSVGMVVLFGVLSLALGFDFSSPVGTLGMLLTASFTYAAIILALNVWLGSVGQFVGLVLMVLQLVTAGGTFPWQTLPAPLAALHHVLPMGYVVDGMRQWMYGGDLSRVSLDLAVLFTWMAGALVLAAIGVARMTHRRTLRDLQPSLIG, from the coding sequence ATGAAGATCCCCGCCCTGATCAGCGCCGAGCTGCGCCGCCTGACCGCCACGCGGATGTCGGTGGTCGCCCTCATCGCGCTCATGCTCGTCCCCGTGCTCTACGGCGGCCTCTACCTGTGGGCCAACCAGGACCCGTACGGCAAGTTCGCCGACATCCCGGTGGCCCTCGTCGACCTCGATGAGGGAGCGCCCGCGAGCGACGGCGGCGGCACGGTCGACTACGGCTCGCAGGTGGCCGACCAGCTCGTCGAGGGCGGCGCGTTCTCGTGGCGTCAGCTGGATGCCGCCGCGGCACAGGAGGCGCTGCGTACCGGGGAGGTCGACTTCTCGGTCACCCTTCCCGCCGACTTCTCCAAGGCGCTCACCAGCGCGGCGGGCGACACCCCGCATCAGGCGACGCTGGTGCTCGCGACGAACGACGCGAACAACTACCTCGCCTCCTCAATCGGCTCGCAGGCTGTGGAGCGCATCCGCAACTCGGTGGCCGAGCTCGTCGGCCGGGAGGCCGCGTCGCGACTTCTCACCGGCATCGCAGACATCCGCGTGCAGCTGCAGAACGCGACCGACGGCGCGAGCCAGCTCGTCGACGGTGCGGGCCAGGCCCTCGACGGCGCGAACGAGCTGGCCGACGGCACCGGCCGGCTCTCGAGCGGCGCGGCGCAGCTGCGCGACGGCGCCGGCAGTCTCGCCGACGGCGCGTCGCAGCTCGCCGACGGCACGCGGACGCTGGCACAGGGATCGTCCGACCTCGCCGCGGGGGCGGCGCAGGTCTCCGACGGCACCGCCGAGATCGCCGGATACGCCGATCGCGCGCGCAGCGCCGTCGACGAGGCCGCCGGTCGACTGCCCCAGGTGCGTTCGGACATCGCCGCCCTGCTCGCCGACCGCGGACTCGACCAGACGCAGATCGACGAGGTGCTCGCGCGCCTCGATCCGATCGGCGAGCGCCTGCAGTCGGGCGCGACGCGCGTCGACGACGCCGTGGGGCAGATCGATCGCCTCGCCGCGGGCGCGGCACAGGTCAGCTCGGGTGCCGCGCAGCTCGCCACGGGCGCGGCGCAGGCGGCCGACGGTGCGGCATCCGTGTCAGCGGGTGCGGGGCAGCTCGCCGCGGCGACCGGTGAGGCCGCCGACGGTGCCGCGCAACTCGACGACGGCGCCCGTCAGCTCGTCTCGGGTCTCGGGACGCTCGACAGCGGGCTCGTGACGCTGCGGGACGGGCTCAGTTCGGGCGTCGCGCAGCTGCCCGACTCGACGCCCGACCTGCGCGACCAGCAGGCGCAGACGATCGCCGACCCGGTGTCGGTCGACTCGGGCAATCTGGCGAAGGCCGGAGACTACGGGGCCGGGCTGGCTCCCTTCTTCGCGGCGCTCGCGGGGTGGATCGGCATCTACGCGCTGTTCCTCATCGTCAAGCCGATCTCGCGACGCGCGATCACGGCGTTGCGTTCGCCCGTCCGGGTGACCCTCGCCGGCTGGCTGACCCCGGCCATGCTCGGCAGCGTCGGCATGGTGGTCCTGTTCGGCGTCCTCTCCCTCGCGCTCGGGTTCGACTTCTCGAGCCCCGTCGGCACGCTCGGGATGCTGCTCACCGCATCGTTCACCTACGCCGCGATCATCCTCGCGCTCAACGTGTGGCTGGGATCGGTCGGTCAGTTCGTCGGCCTCGTGCTGATGGTGCTGCAGCTCGTGACGGCGGGTGGCACGTTCCCCTGGCAGACGCTGCCGGCACCGCTCGCGGCCCTCCATCACGTGCTGCCGATGGGCTACGTCGTCGACGGCATGCGCCAATGGATGTACGGCGGCGACCTCAGCCGGGTCAGCCTCGACCTCGCGGTGCTGTTCACCTGGATGGCCGGGGCGCTCGTCCTCGCCGCGATCGGCGTGGCCCGCATGACCCACCGGCGCACCCTCCGCGACCTGCAGCCGAGCCTCATCGGCTAG
- a CDS encoding TetR/AcrR family transcriptional regulator — translation MTETASPRRPRKDAAANRAGLLSAAARTLAIDPSASVDTIARAAGLSRRALYGHFDDRDALLRELIASGAQRFNAIAGELEVELDPAPVVLARLTGRLWGEASHVQVAAAIALDERHVEDSAAALAPLRRTLMGLVRRGQDDGTLRTDVAAPTLARLIEETARTVLVRLDASSPEARSLVVRSVLSIAGLSWREAESLIAAHPDVVAAS, via the coding sequence GTGACCGAGACCGCTTCTCCCCGTCGACCGCGGAAGGATGCCGCCGCCAACCGCGCCGGCCTGCTGTCGGCCGCCGCCCGCACCCTGGCGATCGACCCGAGCGCCTCGGTCGACACGATCGCCCGCGCCGCGGGGCTGAGCCGCCGCGCGCTCTACGGCCACTTCGACGACCGTGACGCGCTGCTGCGGGAGCTCATCGCCTCCGGCGCCCAGCGTTTCAACGCCATCGCCGGAGAGCTCGAGGTCGAGCTCGACCCGGCGCCGGTTGTCCTGGCGCGTCTGACCGGACGCCTGTGGGGCGAGGCATCGCACGTGCAGGTCGCCGCAGCCATCGCGCTCGACGAGCGCCACGTCGAGGACTCCGCCGCCGCGCTCGCACCGCTGCGTCGCACCCTGATGGGCCTCGTGCGCCGCGGCCAGGACGACGGCACGCTGCGCACCGACGTCGCAGCACCCACGCTGGCCCGCCTCATCGAGGAGACCGCGCGCACCGTGCTCGTGCGGCTGGATGCCTCGTCGCCCGAAGCGCGTTCGCTCGTCGTGCGCTCGGTCCTCTCCATCGCGGGGCTGTCGTGGCGTGAGGCCGAGAGTCTGATCGCCGCGCATCCCGACGTCGTGGCGGCATCCTGA
- a CDS encoding glycoside hydrolase family 6 protein, whose amino-acid sequence MRPSLRMPPAAAALLAMAVALGAVVSVTGSAHAAEPRREEASVSAPTPGPNPLARGAALPTYSAAAVAAADARAKGRTAVADAFDVIARTPTATWLGEWYSDGELVRVLKAETAAAKKQKKVATFVMYAIPARDCAAHSQGGLTPTRYRAWTKLIADTLRGTGSAVIVEPDALAMLGDCTGQGPRTTLIRDAVSALTAAGVAAYIDAGNANWVPPETMAQRLRDAGVLNGRGFATNVSNFSRTATEQQYAERLRALLGGSPRYVIDTSRNGRGWQGGWCNPSGVGLGTAPRAGASGSALDALLWIKRPGESDGLCNGGPAAGSWYEKAALELVRNRAR is encoded by the coding sequence ATGCGACCCAGTCTCCGGATGCCGCCCGCCGCGGCCGCGCTTCTCGCGATGGCCGTCGCCCTGGGGGCGGTCGTGTCGGTGACCGGCAGCGCTCACGCGGCCGAACCGCGACGCGAGGAGGCATCCGTGTCCGCTCCGACGCCGGGCCCGAACCCGCTCGCCCGCGGCGCCGCCCTGCCGACGTACTCGGCAGCGGCCGTCGCAGCGGCGGACGCCCGCGCGAAGGGCCGCACCGCGGTCGCCGACGCCTTCGACGTCATCGCACGCACGCCCACCGCCACCTGGCTCGGCGAGTGGTACAGCGATGGCGAGCTGGTCCGCGTGCTCAAGGCCGAGACCGCCGCCGCGAAGAAGCAGAAGAAGGTCGCGACCTTCGTCATGTACGCCATCCCCGCGCGCGACTGCGCGGCCCACTCGCAGGGCGGCCTCACCCCCACGCGGTACCGCGCGTGGACGAAGCTCATCGCCGACACCCTGCGCGGCACCGGCTCTGCCGTGATCGTCGAACCCGACGCGCTCGCGATGCTGGGCGACTGCACCGGACAGGGTCCGCGCACGACCCTCATCCGGGATGCCGTGTCGGCGCTGACCGCAGCGGGGGTCGCCGCGTACATCGACGCCGGCAATGCGAACTGGGTGCCGCCCGAGACGATGGCCCAGCGCCTGCGCGACGCCGGTGTGCTCAACGGCCGCGGATTCGCCACGAACGTCTCCAACTTCTCGCGCACCGCGACGGAGCAGCAGTACGCGGAGCGGCTGCGCGCCCTGCTCGGCGGCTCGCCCCGCTACGTCATCGACACCTCGCGCAACGGGCGCGGGTGGCAGGGCGGCTGGTGCAACCCCTCCGGCGTCGGCCTCGGAACCGCGCCCCGGGCGGGAGCCTCGGGCTCGGCGCTCGACGCGCTGCTGTGGATCAAGCGACCCGGAGAGAGCGACGGCCTGTGCAACGGCGGGCCGGCCGCGGGCAGCTGGTACGAGAAGGCCGCGCTCGAGCTCGTGCGCAACCGCGCGCGCTGA
- a CDS encoding Na+/H+ antiporter subunit E — translation MGEAKRNAATALWRQLPFFVWLVALWMLLWGQFTVLAALTGVIVALFVTRIFRLPPVELSGRVNLWWGVVFFLEFLLSLVKGSLLVAWQVIDPRRQPGTAIIAVPLRTDDDLIMTHVAVTASLIPGSLIIDIDRDRRILYVHAIGVRNQEQLDRQRRAIQHWEERIVRAVGSKAQAHQLSDLRRERS, via the coding sequence ATGGGCGAGGCCAAGCGCAACGCCGCCACAGCGCTCTGGCGTCAGCTGCCCTTCTTCGTCTGGCTCGTGGCGCTGTGGATGCTGCTGTGGGGCCAGTTCACGGTGCTCGCCGCGCTGACCGGGGTCATCGTCGCGCTGTTCGTGACCCGCATCTTCCGGCTGCCGCCGGTCGAGCTCTCGGGTCGGGTGAACCTGTGGTGGGGCGTGGTGTTCTTCCTCGAGTTCCTGCTGTCGCTCGTCAAGGGCTCGCTGCTGGTCGCATGGCAGGTCATCGATCCGCGGCGTCAGCCGGGCACGGCGATCATCGCCGTGCCGCTGCGCACCGACGACGACCTCATCATGACGCACGTCGCGGTGACGGCATCCCTCATCCCCGGGTCGCTCATCATCGACATCGACCGTGATCGACGCATCCTGTACGTCCACGCGATCGGTGTGCGCAACCAGGAGCAGCTCGATCGTCAGCGGCGGGCGATCCAGCACTGGGAGGAACGCATCGTCCGTGCCGTCGGATCGAAGGCGCAGGCGCACCAGCTGTCGGATCTGCGGAGGGAGCGCTCGTGA
- a CDS encoding Na(+)/H(+) antiporter subunit C: MNVSLTLIIIMGVLFAAGVYAMLERSLTRVLIGFLLLGNAANLFLLVVMGAPGVAPFYGSAEDAADYSDPLPQALTLTAIVITFAVSAFLLALIYRSWQLGQADTVEDDEADLAVRDRVAEDEEAMEQEITDEDDDATTDFVGDLTSPITVLHSRDFDALRDDAPTDRPGGDR; this comes from the coding sequence ATGAACGTCTCGCTGACCCTGATCATCATCATGGGCGTGCTCTTCGCCGCGGGCGTCTACGCGATGCTCGAGCGCAGCCTCACCCGGGTGCTCATCGGCTTCCTGCTGCTCGGCAACGCCGCGAACCTGTTCCTGCTCGTGGTGATGGGCGCGCCCGGTGTCGCTCCCTTCTACGGTTCGGCCGAGGATGCCGCCGACTACAGCGATCCGCTGCCGCAGGCCCTCACCCTGACCGCGATCGTGATCACCTTCGCGGTCTCGGCGTTCCTGCTCGCGCTCATCTACCGCTCCTGGCAGCTCGGCCAGGCCGACACGGTCGAGGACGACGAGGCCGACCTCGCCGTGCGCGACCGCGTCGCCGAGGACGAGGAGGCGATGGAGCAGGAGATCACCGACGAGGACGACGACGCCACCACCGACTTCGTCGGCGATCTGACCTCGCCCATCACCGTGCTGCACTCGCGCGACTTCGACGCGCTGCGCGACGACGCGCCCACCGATCGCCCCGGAGGAGACCGATGA